Below is a window of Planococcus rifietoensis DNA.
TCGGAAGAACCTTCCAATACAACTAGAACGCCAATGCGGCCGCCCATGTGCAAGTAAGGGCCGAAAGAGTCGTTGTCTGATTTAGTGCGGATCTCGAAGCGGCGCAAAGTGATTTTCTCACCAATTTTAGCGATTGCGTTCGAGATGTGGTCCGCTACTGACAAGCCGTTTGACATAGTAGAAGCATTTGCTTCGTCGATTGTCGCCGGTTTAGTTGCAAGCAAGTGCTCGCCGATTTCTTTGACCAAAGTTTGGAAGCCTTCGTTTTTTGCTACGAAATCCGTTTCAGCGTTAACTTCGTAAATGACTGCTTCGTTGCCTTCTTCAAGAATCGAAGTGATCCCTTCAGCAGCAATACGGTCTGCTTTTTTAGAAGCGCTTGACAATCCTTTTTCGCGAAGGAAATCTAGAGCTGCATCGATGTCACCATCTGTTTGTACCAATGCTTTTTTGCAATCCATCATACCTGCGCCTGTTTTTTCGCGCAATTCTTTAACCATTTGAGCTGTAACTGCCATGATTAAATTCCTCCTTCAACTTGTCTGTGTTTTCTCAAAAAAAGGTGATAAGTGGGGTTGGCCGCTTATCACCTGTAAACATTGCGAATTACTCAGCAGTTTCCGCTGATGCTTCTTCGTCTTCTTCAGGCTTAGACTCAAGAAGAGCGTCAGCCATTTTGCCAGTCAATAGTTTGACCGCACGGATAGCATCATCGTTTGCAGGGATTACGTAATCGATTTCGTCCGGGTCGCAGTTTGTATCAACGATACCTACGATTGGAATGTTCAATTTCATAGCTTCTGCTACTGCGATGCGTTCTTTACGAGGGTCTACGACGAACATTACGTCTGGAAGACCGTTCATGTCACGGATACCGCCTAGGAATTTTTCCAAGCGTTCGTGTTGTTTTTTCAATTGAACTACTTCTTTTTTCGGAAGGACATCAAAAGTGCCGTCTTCTTCCATGCGCTCGATCTGTTTCATGCGGTTAACACGTTTTTGGATCGTGCCGAAGTTAGTCAAAGTACCACCCAACCAACGTTGGTTGATGTAGTAGTTGCCAGAACGTTCTGCTTCTTCTTTGATCGCGTCCTGAGCTTGTTTTTTTGTTCCTACGAACAAGACTTTACCGCCTTCTTCGCCCACTTGCTTCATGAAGTTATAAGCTTCCTCAAGTTTGCGGACCGTCTTTTGAAGGTCGATGATGTAGATGCCGTTACGTTCCACGAAGATGTATTTTTTCATTTTCGGGTTCCAACGACGAGTCTGGTGGCCAAAGTGAACACCAGCTTCGAGCAATTGTTTCATTGAAATTACTGCCATGATGTGTTTCCTCCTAATAGGTTTTTGTTTGCCTCCGCACTCTTCGCTTCTGAACCGTTACCCATACAGGCACCTGCGGAACAGATCGGAATGCGTGTGTATTTAACACCATTTGAAATTATACCACGCAGTTGCTGGTGCCTGCAACTGATATTTATAAAAACAATAAATTGCAATACCGAACGCCGATCAAAGTAATTTCCAAACAAACGCAAAAGCCGCCCCGGAACTATTGGATAGTCCAGGGCGGCTTTAGGAATTAATTCATTTTCAATTGTTCAAGCTCTGCAAGGAATTTCGTATTCAATACTTTGATATACGTTCCTTTCATGCCGAGTGAACGTGATTCGATAACGCCGGCACTCTCAAGTTTGCGGAGTGCGTTGACGATAACCGAACGCGTGATGCCGACGCGGTCAGCAATCTTAGATGCAACAAGCAAACCTTCGTTGCCGTCAAGTTCTTCAAAAATGTGTTCAATCGCTTCAAGTTCGCTGTATGACAACGAGCTGATCGCCATTTGAACAACAGCTTTGCTGCGTGCTTCCTCTTCGATGCGGTCGCCTTTTTCACGGAGGATCTCCATGCCGACAACTGTCGCGCCGTATTCGCCAAGGATCAAATCGTCGTCGCCGAACTGGTCGTTAACGCGTCCTAGCAACAAAGTACCAAGGCGTTCGCCGCCGCCGATGATCGGAACGATCGTCGTCAAGCCGTTTTTGAATAGTTCGCGCTCTTCCACTGGGAAGATTGTGTGCTCGCTGTTCACATCCATGTTAGCGGATGTTTCTGTAACGTTCGAAAGGTTTTGTGTGTATTCGACCGGGAATTGGCGTTCTTCGAGCATGTTCTTCATGCGATCGTTTTCGATCTGCTGGTTGACAGCATAGCCAAGTACTTTCCCTTTGCGGCTGACAACGAAGACATTTGCTTCGATGACTTCGCTCAATGTTTCAGCCATGTCCTTAAAGTTTACCGGCTTGCCGGCTGCTGCTTGCAGCATAGAGTTAATTCGTCTT
It encodes the following:
- the tsf gene encoding translation elongation factor Ts; protein product: MAVTAQMVKELREKTGAGMMDCKKALVQTDGDIDAALDFLREKGLSSASKKADRIAAEGITSILEEGNEAVIYEVNAETDFVAKNEGFQTLVKEIGEHLLATKPATIDEANASTMSNGLSVADHISNAIAKIGEKITLRRFEIRTKSDNDSFGPYLHMGGRIGVLVVLEGSSDSQAARDIAMHIAALNPKYISRDEVSADEVERERKVLTEQALNEGKPEKIVEKMVEGRLGKYFEDICLLDQAFVKNSDQKVREFAASVGGTVAEFIRYEVGEGIEKREDNFADEVMSQVNKK
- the rpsB gene encoding 30S ribosomal protein S2; translation: MAVISMKQLLEAGVHFGHQTRRWNPKMKKYIFVERNGIYIIDLQKTVRKLEEAYNFMKQVGEEGGKVLFVGTKKQAQDAIKEEAERSGNYYINQRWLGGTLTNFGTIQKRVNRMKQIERMEEDGTFDVLPKKEVVQLKKQHERLEKFLGGIRDMNGLPDVMFVVDPRKERIAVAEAMKLNIPIVGIVDTNCDPDEIDYVIPANDDAIRAVKLLTGKMADALLESKPEEDEEASAETAE
- the codY gene encoding GTP-sensing pleiotropic transcriptional regulator CodY, translated to MNLLGKTRRINSMLQAAAGKPVNFKDMAETLSEVIEANVFVVSRKGKVLGYAVNQQIENDRMKNMLEERQFPVEYTQNLSNVTETSANMDVNSEHTIFPVEERELFKNGLTTIVPIIGGGERLGTLLLGRVNDQFGDDDLILGEYGATVVGMEILREKGDRIEEEARSKAVVQMAISSLSYSELEAIEHIFEELDGNEGLLVASKIADRVGITRSVIVNALRKLESAGVIESRSLGMKGTYIKVLNTKFLAELEQLKMN